CCTTTTATACAATGCTGAAATATGTTAAGCTGTATGAGATGCAGATAAATCATAAAGAGGGATAGCACATGGATAGAATTTCTATTGTATTGGCATCAGACAATAATTATGCTCAGCACGTGGCTGTAGCTTGCGCGTCTGTATTAAAAAATGCGTCTTATCCTGAACATATAGATATTTACGTGCTAAGTGATGCTATAGCGGCGGCGCAGCGCAGCCGTATTGAGAAAACGGTTTTATCTCTAGGGGGGCATATCTCCTTTATTGAGGCAGATAGTGCGGCATTACAGGGATTTGTGAGCGGTCATTTAAGCAAGGCCGCATATTTGCGTCTTTTAATTCCGCAGCTGCTGCCAGAACATGTTCAAAAAGCGATTTATTTTGATACTGATTTAGTGGTGTTGGATGATGTAGAAACGCTGTGGAATATATCGCTGCAGGGATACCCTTTAGGTGCTGTGTGCGATTACGGCATTATGGCGTCTAAACGAATGCGTCGGCAAAAAAGAGAAACGATCGGATTGTCTGAAGGAAAACCATACTTTAATTCAGGAATGCTCGTAATTGACACCGTGCAGTGGCGAGAAAAGCAATACGGACAAGCCGTTATAGATTGCATTTCTTCCAATCAATTCAGACATCATGATCAAGATGGACTCAATATGATATTTCAAAATCACTGGCTTCCGTTGCCGCTGCGCTGGAATATCATTCCGCCAGTATTTTCATTGCCTCTCAAGGTATTTCTTTGCAGTGATATGAGAAAAGAAGCGGTCCAGGCATTAAAGTCGCCGGCAGTATTTCATTGGGCTGGCCGATACAAGCCGTGGGAGTTTTCTGTAAGCTCTTTATTTAATTCCTTGTATTATACATATTTGCAATACACTGAGTTTAAAGATGTGTCTATGCCGCAGCCGGGAAAAGATATGAAGGGGAAAAGTATTCGGCGGCAGGAATGGCGTATGAAATGGGCTCATTTTTGGACTCATATACTATAATTATTGAGGAGAATTTTTAATGAAAGCAACCCTAACTCCGCAGCGGTTAACCTTTGCGATTGCTGTGTGTATTACTTGTATGGTGTGTCTAACCCGTCTTTCCATGGCGGCAGGCCAGGTATTTAATGGATTAGCTTTATTATTTGGCATTATTTTACTTTATAAGCAACGAGACTATCTCTCTTTCCCGGAAGAAACAAAGGGATATTGCATTGCGTATGGCATTTTTGTGTTAAGTACGCTTCCAGCTGCATTATTTTCCGGAGATCTTTCTAAGGGAATGCATGAATTTTTACAAATGTGGTTTTGGAGATATGCTGTATTTCTTATAATACTTTTCTGTATTCGCCGACGTGATTATTTAGTCAACATGCTGACTGTATTTACCGCTGTTTTTGGTATTGATTGTTTAGTTACGCTGGTTCAGGTTTTATTTGATTTAAGTGATAATGGACGAGGGTGGGGGCTTGGCGGCAGTCAATTAGGCATTGCCAGTTTGATGTGTATTATGATGCCGTTGGCAGTAGTCATATTATTTGACTCAGCATTTGAAAGACGGCTGAAGAAGGTTTCTGCGTTTACTTTGCTATGTATTTGCATAGGGCTTCTTTGCAATAAAAGCCGAGGTTCCTGGCTTTCTAATATGGTATTAGTTCCTTTTTCAGCTTGGAGGTATGTTGTTTGTAATAAAAAATTCTTAGGTATTATTATTGGATTATTTATTGCTTTTGGTGCTTTCTTTGCATCTCAGCCACAGTACACTGCGCGTTTTGCTTCC
This region of Megasphaera stantonii genomic DNA includes:
- a CDS encoding glycosyltransferase family 8 protein; translated protein: MDRISIVLASDNNYAQHVAVACASVLKNASYPEHIDIYVLSDAIAAAQRSRIEKTVLSLGGHISFIEADSAALQGFVSGHLSKAAYLRLLIPQLLPEHVQKAIYFDTDLVVLDDVETLWNISLQGYPLGAVCDYGIMASKRMRRQKRETIGLSEGKPYFNSGMLVIDTVQWREKQYGQAVIDCISSNQFRHHDQDGLNMIFQNHWLPLPLRWNIIPPVFSLPLKVFLCSDMRKEAVQALKSPAVFHWAGRYKPWEFSVSSLFNSLYYTYLQYTEFKDVSMPQPGKDMKGKSIRRQEWRMKWAHFWTHIL
- a CDS encoding O-antigen ligase family protein, whose product is MKATLTPQRLTFAIAVCITCMVCLTRLSMAAGQVFNGLALLFGIILLYKQRDYLSFPEETKGYCIAYGIFVLSTLPAALFSGDLSKGMHEFLQMWFWRYAVFLIILFCIRRRDYLVNMLTVFTAVFGIDCLVTLVQVLFDLSDNGRGWGLGGSQLGIASLMCIMMPLAVVILFDSAFERRLKKVSAFTLLCICIGLLCNKSRGSWLSNMVLVPFSAWRYVVCNKKFLGIIIGLFIAFGAFFASQPQYTARFASITNITTDRSNGDRIVVWEACIEMYKDHPIAGIGLGQFSKTYKTYYRTADDTQGLNHAHNNFFHLLAETGTLGMAGLLYFTGYFVMTSFRRWKKDKNPYDLLILTTVLSYICIFGQVEYTMDLSSGVRIFWFILAIMMQLKALSQKDTFN